Proteins encoded in a region of the Vibrio sp. CB1-14 genome:
- the ribF gene encoding bifunctional riboflavin kinase/FAD synthetase, with translation MELIRGIHNLKNQHHGCVLTIGNFDGVHLGHQRVLSQVKQRASLLGLPAVVMTFEPQPMELFAKDKAPARLTRLRDKYELLEKMELDRLLCVNFNQRFASLTAESFIRDLLVDKLGVKFLVIGDDFRFGKGREGNFEMLQKAGDEFGFEVVNTASFLVEETRVSSTAIRQALANDELDASAEMLGRHYTLSGRVAHGQKLARGFGFPTANISLKRYVVPVRGVYAVQVFGVDDKPLPGIANVGKKPTVAGTTPDLEVHIFDYEGNLYGQQIEVALLHKIRDEKKFESLELLKQQIELDADVARVWLRQFKG, from the coding sequence ATGGAACTCATTCGAGGCATACATAACCTTAAAAATCAGCACCATGGCTGCGTTTTAACCATCGGCAACTTTGACGGTGTCCACCTTGGGCATCAACGTGTACTGAGCCAGGTAAAACAGAGAGCATCTCTGCTTGGTTTGCCTGCGGTTGTGATGACTTTTGAACCACAACCGATGGAGCTGTTTGCGAAAGATAAAGCGCCAGCGCGTTTGACTCGATTACGTGATAAGTACGAACTGCTTGAGAAAATGGAACTGGATCGCCTGTTGTGCGTGAACTTTAATCAACGATTTGCCAGCTTAACTGCGGAGTCTTTTATTCGAGACTTGTTGGTGGACAAATTGGGTGTTAAGTTCCTTGTCATCGGCGATGACTTCCGCTTCGGTAAAGGGCGCGAAGGTAATTTCGAGATGCTTCAAAAAGCGGGCGATGAGTTCGGTTTTGAAGTCGTGAATACGGCAAGTTTTCTTGTTGAAGAGACTCGAGTCAGTTCAACGGCCATTCGTCAGGCTCTTGCCAATGACGAGCTCGATGCAAGCGCAGAAATGTTGGGGCGTCACTATACTTTGTCAGGGCGTGTTGCCCATGGTCAAAAGTTAGCGCGTGGTTTTGGATTTCCGACCGCCAATATTTCACTTAAGCGCTATGTCGTGCCGGTGCGTGGCGTTTATGCTGTGCAGGTATTCGGTGTGGATGATAAGCCGCTACCAGGCATTGCTAATGTAGGTAAAAAGCCAACGGTCGCGGGGACAACGCCCGATCTTGAAGTGCATATTTTTGACTACGAGGGCAACCTTTATGGTCAACAAATTGAAGTGGCACTGCTTCACAAAATCCGTGATGAGAAAAAATTCGAGTCATTGGAGCTGCTTAAGCAGCAAATAGAATTGGATGCTGATGTAGCAAGGGTGTGGCTACGTCAGTTTAAGGGTTAG
- the murJ gene encoding murein biosynthesis integral membrane protein MurJ: MSKRLLKSGMIVSAMTLVSRVLGLVRDVVVANLMGAGASADVFFFANKIPNFLRRLFAEGAFSQAFVPVLTEYHASGDKDKTRDLIAKASGTLGVIVTIVTLLGILGSSVVTALFGFGWFLDWLNDGPAAPKFELASLMLKITFPYLWFITFVALSGAILNTLGKFAVSSFTPVFLNVMIIACAWFLSPNLAQPEIGLAIGVFLGGFVQFAFQIPFLIKEGVLVRPKWGWRDPGVTKIRTLMIPALFGVSVSQINLLFDTFIASFLATGSISWLYYSDRLLEFPLGLFGIAIATVILPALSRKHVDAQSEGFAHTMDWGVRMVILLGLPAMLGLMVLAKPMLMVLFMRGEFTPHDVDQASLSLLAYASGLLNFMLIKVLAPGYYSRQDTKTPVKYGIVAMATNMVFNAIFAYFYGYVGLAMATALSAFINMALLYRGLHRQNVYRITKKTVGFVVRLVIAVAAMVAVLLWQLQDMQQWLSWGLSERIVSLTVLIGLGGVTYLVALLILGIRPKDVKAATD, from the coding sequence GTGAGTAAACGCCTTCTTAAGTCCGGCATGATTGTCAGTGCCATGACGCTGGTGTCTCGAGTATTGGGACTGGTTCGTGATGTGGTGGTGGCGAATCTAATGGGGGCAGGGGCGAGCGCTGATGTCTTCTTCTTTGCCAATAAAATCCCCAACTTTCTTAGACGCCTTTTTGCAGAAGGTGCTTTCTCTCAGGCATTTGTTCCTGTACTTACCGAATATCATGCCTCTGGTGATAAAGATAAAACTCGAGATTTAATCGCTAAAGCGTCCGGTACGTTGGGAGTGATTGTCACTATTGTGACGCTACTCGGTATTCTTGGCTCGAGCGTTGTTACCGCTTTATTTGGTTTTGGTTGGTTTCTTGATTGGCTCAATGATGGCCCTGCGGCTCCGAAGTTTGAACTCGCCAGCTTGATGCTTAAAATCACCTTCCCGTATCTCTGGTTTATTACGTTTGTTGCGCTATCAGGGGCGATTCTTAACACCTTAGGCAAGTTTGCGGTGTCTTCTTTTACGCCCGTCTTTCTCAATGTGATGATCATTGCCTGTGCGTGGTTCCTTTCACCAAACCTGGCACAGCCGGAAATTGGCTTGGCAATTGGGGTGTTTTTAGGTGGCTTTGTCCAGTTTGCGTTCCAAATTCCCTTCCTTATTAAAGAGGGGGTATTGGTTAGGCCTAAGTGGGGCTGGCGCGATCCTGGGGTGACTAAGATCCGTACCTTGATGATTCCTGCATTGTTCGGTGTATCGGTGAGCCAAATTAACCTGCTGTTCGATACCTTTATTGCCAGTTTCCTAGCCACAGGTTCAATCAGTTGGCTTTACTACTCTGACCGTCTTTTAGAGTTCCCGCTTGGTTTGTTTGGTATTGCCATTGCTACCGTGATTTTGCCGGCGCTATCACGTAAGCACGTTGACGCTCAAAGTGAAGGTTTTGCTCACACCATGGATTGGGGCGTACGCATGGTTATCCTACTCGGCTTACCTGCGATGTTGGGATTAATGGTGCTCGCAAAGCCGATGTTGATGGTGCTCTTCATGCGTGGTGAATTTACTCCTCATGATGTTGATCAGGCGTCTCTATCTTTATTAGCTTATGCATCCGGTCTACTTAACTTTATGTTGATTAAGGTACTCGCGCCAGGTTATTACTCGCGCCAAGATACGAAGACGCCAGTGAAATATGGCATTGTTGCTATGGCGACCAACATGGTCTTCAATGCGATCTTTGCTTATTTCTATGGGTATGTTGGTCTGGCAATGGCAACAGCGTTGTCTGCCTTTATTAATATGGCGCTGCTCTATCGTGGACTTCATCGTCAAAATGTCTATCGCATTACCAAGAAAACCGTTGGCTTTGTCGTTCGTCTAGTGATTGCTGTAGCCGCTATGGTGGCGGTATTGCTGTGGCAGCTACAAGACATGCAGCAGTGGCTTAGTTGGGGCTTATCTGAGCGTATTGTTAGCTTGACGGTACTGATTGGTCTTGGAGGGGTGACATACTTGGTGGCACTGCTTATTTTGGGAATTCGTCCGAAAGACGTAAAAGCAGCGACAGATTAA
- the rpsT gene encoding 30S ribosomal protein S20, producing MANSKSAKKRAIQAEKRRQHNASRRSMMRTYMKKTIAAIEAGDKEAATSAFAEVTPILDRMATKGLIHKNKAARHKARFSAAIKAL from the coding sequence TTGGCAAACAGTAAATCTGCTAAGAAGCGCGCTATCCAAGCTGAGAAACGTCGCCAGCACAACGCTAGCCGTCGTTCTATGATGCGCACTTACATGAAGAAAACAATCGCAGCTATCGAAGCTGGCGACAAAGAAGCAGCAACTTCAGCATTTGCAGAAGTTACTCCAATCCTTGACCGCATGGCGACTAAAGGCCTTATTCATAAGAATAAAGCTGCTCGTCACAAGGCTCGCTTCTCTGCTGCAATCAAAGCTCTATAA
- a CDS encoding ArsR/SmtB family transcription factor: MNLQDMEKNASQAVVLLKAMANERRLQILCMLHNTELSVGELCARLELSQSALSQHLAWLRRDGLVSTRKEAQTVFYTLSSSEVRQLIETLHGMYCSDE, translated from the coding sequence ATGAACTTGCAGGATATGGAGAAAAACGCATCACAAGCGGTAGTACTCTTAAAAGCGATGGCTAATGAGAGACGCCTGCAAATTCTGTGTATGCTACACAATACAGAGTTGTCGGTCGGTGAGTTGTGTGCGCGTTTGGAATTGAGTCAATCAGCACTGTCTCAGCATTTAGCTTGGTTGCGCCGCGATGGATTGGTCTCCACGCGTAAAGAAGCACAAACGGTGTTTTATACCCTGAGCAGCAGCGAAGTTCGCCAGTTGATTGAAACGTTGCATGGTATGTACTGCAGTGATGAGTAA
- the nhaR gene encoding transcriptional activator NhaR: MSHLNYNHLYYFWMVCKQGSVTKAADALFLTPQTVTGQIKALEERMDGKLTKRNGRSVEPTELGQLVYKYADRMFGLSYEMLDIVNYSQRSNLLFDVGVADALSKRLVSKILMTTIPEDNNIHLRCFESTHEMLLEQLAQHKLDMILSDCPVDSSQSPGLFSKKLGESRMSFFTSGHLENVRFPEVLEQTRLLIPGSRTSMGRKVIQWFDQQGIQPNILGEFDDVALMKAFSMYKDDVIFLAPSIYMSEIKDKRNLQLIGDIEDIKEEYYVIFAERMIQHPAVKSVCEADFTDLLAF, translated from the coding sequence ATGTCTCATCTCAACTATAACCATTTGTACTACTTCTGGATGGTGTGCAAACAAGGTTCAGTTACCAAAGCAGCCGATGCGCTGTTTTTGACTCCACAAACGGTTACCGGACAAATCAAAGCGCTAGAAGAGCGTATGGATGGCAAATTGACTAAGCGAAATGGTCGCAGTGTTGAGCCAACCGAGCTAGGACAACTGGTCTATAAATACGCAGATCGAATGTTTGGGCTGAGTTACGAGATGCTGGATATCGTTAATTACAGCCAGCGCTCCAACCTACTGTTTGATGTTGGTGTCGCGGATGCGCTGTCTAAACGTCTAGTCAGTAAGATCTTAATGACGACTATTCCTGAAGATAACAACATCCACCTTCGCTGCTTTGAATCAACGCACGAAATGCTGTTAGAGCAACTGGCTCAGCATAAGCTGGATATGATTCTGTCTGATTGTCCAGTGGATTCCAGCCAAAGCCCGGGGTTGTTCAGTAAAAAGCTGGGCGAAAGTCGCATGAGCTTCTTTACTTCTGGGCATTTGGAGAACGTACGTTTTCCTGAAGTACTTGAACAGACTCGGCTGCTTATTCCTGGTAGTCGTACATCCATGGGTCGTAAAGTTATCCAATGGTTTGACCAACAGGGAATTCAGCCGAATATTTTGGGTGAGTTTGACGATGTTGCGTTGATGAAAGCCTTCTCTATGTACAAAGACGATGTCATCTTCTTGGCGCCGAGTATCTATATGTCGGAAATAAAAGATAAGCGTAACTTGCAGTTGATTGGAGATATTGAAGACATTAAAGAAGAGTATTACGTAATTTTCGCAGAACGAATGATCCAACATCCAGCGGTAAAAAGTGTCTGTGAAGCGGATTTTACTGATCTACTTGCGTTTTAA